The following are encoded together in the Proteiniphilum saccharofermentans genome:
- a CDS encoding RagB/SusD family nutrient uptake outer membrane protein, with amino-acid sequence MKKINIKFLSLAISVIILSGCSDWLDLTPTDQVTDKIVWERESSVDLYVNGFYTYLHQYGQFGNQQFEGSLTESLTNTFKYGSYALGHKAGHPNNYVFNPEAVTTTSCFYSNWTDAYNKIRRMNEFLHSMELYSSFPESMNTRWEAQTRFFRAFIYFQLAKRFDGVILYTSLNEMQKDKARSSNEETWNLIEQDLNFAIENLPESWIPQEKGRVTKYAALAFKSRAMLYAERWQAAYDASNEVIESGLFSLTDNYADSWKGSNQESILEFKYSELGPNHTFDKDYVPLSDGYEFGGLGTPTQEMVESYEKADGTQMDWTPYYTENATRPPYEELEPRFKATVIFPGSTWKGNTMQNSVNGTYGTFMAYRAQPYTYGHTTTGYFLRKLMDETLIDIRGIPSTQTWVEIRYAEVLLNKAEAAFRLNKPDEAREAMNEVRERVNLPPKSSSGEQWFNDYRNERKVELAYEGHLFWDMRRWRLAHIEYNDYRCHGFRITGDNYEYIDVDYQDRKFSTRNYILPIPDAELANNSLIEQYDSWK; translated from the coding sequence ATGAAAAAAATAAATATAAAATTTCTATCTTTGGCCATCTCCGTCATCATCTTATCAGGATGTTCGGATTGGCTGGATCTGACCCCTACCGACCAAGTTACTGATAAAATTGTATGGGAGAGGGAATCGAGCGTTGATCTTTATGTAAATGGTTTTTATACCTATCTGCATCAATATGGACAGTTCGGAAACCAACAGTTTGAGGGCAGTCTTACTGAGAGTCTGACCAATACTTTCAAATATGGATCCTATGCGCTTGGACACAAAGCAGGCCACCCCAATAATTATGTATTTAATCCGGAGGCCGTTACCACGACCAGTTGTTTCTATAGCAATTGGACAGATGCCTACAACAAGATCAGGAGGATGAATGAGTTCCTTCATTCAATGGAACTCTACTCCTCTTTTCCCGAGAGTATGAACACACGCTGGGAGGCACAAACCCGTTTTTTCCGTGCCTTTATCTATTTCCAGCTTGCTAAGCGGTTTGACGGTGTAATCCTCTATACCAGTCTTAATGAGATGCAAAAGGATAAGGCTCGCAGTTCGAATGAAGAGACATGGAATCTGATTGAACAGGATCTTAATTTTGCCATTGAAAATCTTCCCGAATCATGGATTCCCCAGGAGAAAGGAAGAGTAACCAAATATGCAGCACTCGCTTTTAAATCGAGGGCAATGCTTTACGCGGAACGTTGGCAGGCAGCCTATGATGCGTCCAATGAGGTGATTGAATCCGGCCTGTTCAGCCTGACAGATAATTATGCAGATTCGTGGAAAGGAAGCAATCAAGAATCGATCCTTGAATTCAAATATAGTGAATTGGGCCCCAACCATACGTTTGATAAGGACTACGTACCCCTGAGCGACGGTTATGAGTTCGGCGGATTAGGTACGCCTACACAGGAGATGGTAGAGAGTTATGAAAAAGCAGATGGCACGCAAATGGACTGGACTCCTTACTATACTGAGAATGCAACACGCCCTCCCTATGAAGAGTTGGAACCGCGCTTCAAAGCGACCGTGATCTTCCCGGGCAGCACATGGAAAGGAAATACAATGCAGAATTCGGTGAATGGAACCTATGGCACCTTTATGGCTTACAGGGCTCAACCCTATACCTACGGACATACTACCACCGGTTATTTCCTCAGGAAACTGATGGACGAGACATTAATAGACATCCGAGGGATTCCGAGCACACAGACGTGGGTTGAAATCAGGTACGCCGAAGTCCTGCTCAACAAAGCCGAAGCTGCCTTCCGCCTCAACAAACCGGACGAAGCAAGAGAGGCAATGAATGAAGTACGTGAAAGGGTAAACCTCCCTCCCAAGTCTTCCTCCGGAGAACAATGGTTTAACGACTACCGCAATGAGAGGAAGGTTGAATTGGCTTATGAAGGACACCTCTTTTGGGATATGAGAAGATGGCGGCTAGCACATATTGAATATAACGACTATCGCTGTCACGGATTCAGGATTACCGGCGATAACTATGAGTACATTGATGTGGATTATCAGGACAGGAAGTTCTCAACAAGGAATTATATACTTCCCATCCCTGACGCTGAATTGGCAAATAACTCGTTGATTGAACAATACGATAGTTGGAAATAA
- a CDS encoding DUF5018 domain-containing protein: MKKNILTIIAICCSVVFIMNGCQQVEDLTPSVSRDGINSLTASFYGDESSENSFTSEIDYERGIITIVFPYNYPRTSDNVLTMDDLKNVRIEANLDDNVTISPPLLYLDLTKENFITVTDQSKNKKEYKIIAEIRKSAEARITSFELRSLGISGIIDEELKTISLISLEDIGEALAEVNISHGATLDPDPRTVALNYDEEVSITVTAQNGVSKSVYKVQKDVPNKVDFGMRTGSAKVLWTKTIMADLGLSELHMTTGIAVTKDYVVVNTRNQPSKYLDRRTGAIVGTMPNMGSIVGSLTNFFATADDGDNILVCNLAPNAGTFKVWNIKGVNGTPELLIDWSGSGSTAIGRKLSVKGSIDGDAIITAAIMGADRTFARWQVIEGVLQSQTPEIVTINGIDGGWGNNADVVYTSATDLDADYFVSYYAPPRKFAWVNGSTNTVKALGPEINANWIQNAADYVVFNKCPYAASNSVNSFTWGSDDSIYLFDASGTSTFTTPVWQAPIGLYGGKDHGGVNANGTGDVILKVSDDGYYMYLYFMFTNGAIVCVQYDCLDI, translated from the coding sequence ATGAAAAAAAATATATTAACTATCATAGCGATATGCTGTTCTGTCGTTTTCATAATGAACGGATGCCAGCAAGTGGAGGACCTGACTCCATCTGTTTCCCGTGACGGAATCAACAGCCTGACAGCCTCCTTTTACGGCGATGAAAGTAGTGAAAACAGCTTCACCAGTGAAATAGATTATGAGAGGGGTATCATTACAATCGTTTTTCCATACAATTACCCCCGCACCTCAGACAATGTGCTGACAATGGACGATTTGAAAAACGTACGCATTGAGGCCAATCTGGATGATAATGTAACCATCTCGCCTCCTCTTTTATATCTTGACCTGACCAAAGAAAACTTTATCACTGTAACGGATCAGTCAAAAAACAAGAAGGAGTACAAGATTATAGCAGAGATCCGGAAAAGTGCAGAAGCAAGAATTACCAGTTTTGAGTTGAGATCACTTGGGATCAGCGGTATAATCGATGAAGAGCTAAAAACGATCTCGCTGATTTCACTTGAGGATATTGGAGAAGCGCTCGCTGAAGTGAATATTTCTCACGGTGCCACGCTCGATCCCGATCCAAGGACGGTCGCGTTGAATTATGATGAAGAGGTTTCCATTACTGTAACGGCACAGAATGGAGTGAGCAAATCAGTGTATAAAGTACAGAAAGATGTACCTAACAAGGTAGATTTCGGTATGCGGACAGGTAGTGCAAAAGTTCTATGGACGAAAACAATAATGGCCGATCTTGGTCTCTCTGAATTACATATGACAACCGGTATTGCGGTAACCAAAGATTATGTGGTTGTCAACACAAGAAATCAGCCCTCGAAATATCTTGATCGGAGAACAGGCGCTATCGTGGGTACGATGCCCAATATGGGATCAATAGTCGGAAGCCTTACCAACTTCTTTGCTACTGCTGACGATGGAGATAATATCCTGGTTTGTAACCTGGCTCCCAATGCAGGTACATTCAAAGTGTGGAATATAAAGGGTGTGAATGGTACGCCTGAACTGCTCATCGACTGGAGTGGAAGCGGATCTACAGCTATCGGACGTAAACTTTCGGTAAAAGGAAGTATTGACGGAGATGCCATCATTACCGCTGCAATTATGGGAGCCGACCGTACCTTTGCCCGTTGGCAGGTAATAGAGGGAGTCCTTCAATCACAAACACCGGAGATCGTAACTATTAATGGAATCGATGGAGGATGGGGCAATAACGCCGATGTAGTGTATACCAGTGCCACTGACCTTGATGCAGATTACTTTGTAAGCTATTATGCACCTCCAAGAAAATTTGCATGGGTAAATGGTAGCACCAATACTGTAAAAGCATTGGGTCCTGAAATTAATGCCAACTGGATACAAAATGCAGCAGACTACGTTGTGTTCAACAAATGTCCGTATGCAGCAAGTAACTCCGTCAACTCTTTCACCTGGGGCAGTGACGATTCCATCTACCTGTTCGATGCAAGTGGAACCTCCACTTTCACGACACCGGTATGGCAAGCTCCAATAGGCCTCTACGGAGGTAAAGACCACGGAGGCGTGAATGCGAATGGTACGGGAGATGTGATCCTGAAGGTATCGGATGACGGTTACTATATGTACCTCTATTTCATGTTCACCAATGGAGCTATCGTATGCGTACAATACGACTGTCTTGATATATAA
- a CDS encoding SusC/RagA family TonB-linked outer membrane protein: MRSSKQPLKWKYGNLRFLLLSLYFFTSIVTFAQINVGGRVVDTTGETLIGVNVIIKGSSQGTVSDINGEFSLQVPSSNSTLVFSYVGFVEQEIPLNGRTYLNITMEQDTEILDEVIVVGYGTQRRTSVTGAVSTLSNTELIKAPVVGVTNVLGARVAGVTMLQQTGQPGQDAASLLVRGEGATYIVDGVIRSINEIDPNEIESISILKDATSASVYGLNATSVIIVTTKRGKEGQLGISYNGSYGISQNANQIKWLDGPGYAYWYNRARELDGDEPVFTSAQIEKMISGTDGWGNTNWYDEVFGVGSTMNHNVSATGGTDKVKFFSSISAFQQKGNVDNFDYSRYNLRANIDSKITDNITLVMNIAGRLDEHNRPSYSANPNDWHNIPQQAVRALPYLPKTTIGADGREYYVSTRTASSPVSPVAAIYESGYSRPRNTTIQTNFSLNYDAPWMEGLSLKFMGAYDKFFQFNKSLIIPYQTMIGSLPNSSTEKIDYVSFFNNSGNTSLSESGHSATSVVTQSSFTYDKAFDNHKINVFGLAETRNNYSNTLGATGYGLDFLELAELSKITNTTGNGEERIPTISGSSAQSRLIGFVGRVNYDYDERYLLEASIRRDGSYLFSGMTGSQWVNLPAISAGWRMNNEEWFVAHWIDNLKIRGGIGKTATSAVNAFQYLNLMTLSSNALILGDQRQSMLYTATLGNPNLTWAKAITYNLGVEFMAWRGLLGVEVDAFYKYQYDLLASIGGSYPPSMGGYFFNSDNVNKIDYRGFDFTISHNNKIGDFTYGVKWVGTLAYRRWLYYAGDSENTPDYRKLTGKEVGSQLGFIAEGLFQSQEEINNSPTITGSPVLPGYIKYKDRNGDGKITYAQDMGYVGKSPYSRFQTSLNLNGSWKGFDFDILFQSGLGRTVALTGVYTSTGSEGIMDNTAFTKLFYHGGNSPQFLPENSWTPDNTNAEFPRLSLVNVSTNNAYSSTFWYRNGNYLRLKSFQIGYTIPQSFTRSAGIDRIRLYVEGSNILTFSELTKYNIDPESPGVNNGYYPQQRTLSFGLNFSL, encoded by the coding sequence ATGAGAAGTAGCAAGCAACCCCTAAAATGGAAGTATGGAAATCTCCGATTTCTATTACTATCGCTTTACTTTTTCACATCCATTGTCACTTTTGCACAAATCAATGTAGGAGGGAGAGTGGTTGACACTACCGGAGAAACCTTGATTGGAGTAAACGTTATCATTAAAGGTAGCAGTCAAGGTACCGTTTCTGACATAAACGGAGAATTTTCATTACAAGTACCGTCATCAAACAGTACTCTCGTCTTCTCTTATGTCGGTTTCGTGGAACAGGAAATACCCCTTAACGGAAGGACATACCTTAATATTACAATGGAGCAGGATACTGAGATACTCGATGAAGTAATAGTCGTAGGTTATGGTACGCAAAGACGAACCAGTGTAACAGGTGCAGTATCCACATTATCGAATACCGAACTAATCAAGGCTCCTGTTGTTGGAGTAACGAATGTCTTGGGAGCCAGAGTAGCGGGAGTTACGATGTTACAGCAAACAGGACAGCCCGGACAAGATGCGGCATCATTGCTCGTTAGAGGCGAAGGCGCCACTTATATTGTAGATGGGGTGATCAGAAGTATAAACGAAATTGATCCCAATGAGATTGAATCCATCTCAATTTTGAAAGATGCAACCTCTGCATCGGTTTACGGTTTGAATGCAACTTCCGTGATCATCGTTACTACCAAAAGAGGGAAAGAAGGTCAATTGGGCATATCCTACAACGGATCATATGGGATTAGCCAGAATGCAAATCAGATAAAATGGTTAGATGGGCCGGGATATGCCTATTGGTATAATAGAGCTAGAGAATTAGACGGGGATGAACCGGTCTTTACATCTGCCCAAATAGAAAAAATGATATCGGGGACCGATGGATGGGGCAATACGAACTGGTATGATGAAGTCTTTGGTGTCGGATCCACTATGAATCACAACGTTAGCGCAACAGGAGGAACCGATAAAGTCAAATTCTTCTCTTCAATCAGCGCTTTCCAGCAAAAAGGGAACGTAGACAATTTTGATTATTCCCGTTATAATCTCAGGGCAAATATCGATTCAAAAATTACAGACAATATCACATTGGTAATGAATATTGCAGGACGTTTGGACGAACACAACAGGCCAAGCTACTCTGCAAACCCGAACGACTGGCACAATATTCCACAACAGGCCGTACGAGCCCTGCCTTATCTTCCAAAAACCACTATTGGTGCTGACGGCAGGGAATACTATGTTTCCACACGCACCGCTTCATCGCCCGTGAGTCCGGTAGCAGCCATTTACGAATCGGGATACAGCAGGCCCAGGAATACGACCATCCAGACCAATTTCTCACTGAATTATGATGCACCCTGGATGGAAGGGCTTAGCCTGAAATTTATGGGAGCATACGATAAATTCTTCCAGTTCAATAAATCGCTGATCATACCCTATCAAACAATGATCGGGTCATTGCCAAACAGTTCGACCGAAAAGATTGACTATGTTTCCTTCTTTAACAATTCGGGCAATACCTCTTTGAGCGAGAGCGGACATAGTGCAACAAGCGTTGTAACCCAAAGCAGCTTTACCTATGACAAAGCTTTCGACAACCATAAGATCAATGTTTTCGGTCTTGCTGAAACCCGTAACAACTACAGCAATACGCTAGGCGCCACAGGGTACGGACTCGATTTTCTGGAACTGGCGGAATTGAGCAAGATCACCAATACTACCGGAAATGGAGAGGAAAGAATCCCGACTATTTCGGGGAGTAGTGCGCAATCAAGATTAATTGGTTTCGTTGGCCGTGTGAATTACGATTATGACGAACGTTATTTGTTGGAAGCTTCAATCCGTCGCGACGGAAGCTACCTTTTCAGCGGCATGACCGGTTCACAATGGGTTAACTTGCCGGCAATCTCTGCAGGATGGAGAATGAATAACGAAGAGTGGTTCGTAGCTCATTGGATTGATAATTTGAAAATTCGAGGCGGTATTGGTAAAACAGCTACTTCTGCTGTTAATGCATTCCAATACCTCAATCTGATGACATTGAGTTCAAATGCACTAATATTGGGTGATCAGAGACAAAGTATGCTCTACACAGCCACTTTAGGTAATCCTAATCTGACCTGGGCCAAAGCTATCACATATAATCTGGGCGTTGAATTTATGGCATGGAGAGGATTGTTGGGAGTTGAAGTCGATGCTTTCTATAAATACCAGTACGACCTCTTAGCCAGCATTGGAGGATCCTATCCACCCTCGATGGGAGGTTACTTCTTTAACTCCGATAATGTAAACAAAATCGACTATAGAGGATTCGATTTCACGATCTCCCATAACAACAAGATAGGCGATTTTACCTATGGCGTTAAATGGGTAGGGACACTGGCCTATAGGAGATGGTTATATTATGCAGGTGACTCCGAAAACACACCCGATTACCGCAAACTAACCGGTAAGGAGGTTGGCTCACAACTTGGCTTTATAGCCGAGGGACTTTTTCAGTCGCAGGAGGAAATCAACAACTCCCCAACCATTACCGGATCACCCGTACTTCCCGGTTATATCAAATATAAGGATCGAAATGGTGATGGAAAAATAACCTATGCACAAGATATGGGATATGTAGGTAAAAGCCCCTACTCCAGATTCCAAACCTCTCTCAATTTAAACGGGAGTTGGAAAGGATTCGATTTTGATATCCTGTTTCAATCCGGTTTAGGTCGCACGGTAGCATTGACGGGGGTATATACATCCACCGGTTCCGAGGGGATTATGGATAATACCGCTTTCACAAAGCTTTTCTATCATGGTGGTAATTCCCCACAGTTCCTTCCCGAGAACTCATGGACACCGGACAATACCAATGCTGAGTTTCCACGTCTCTCACTGGTAAATGTAAGTACCAATAATGCCTACTCATCTACATTCTGGTACAGAAATGGCAACTACCTCCGCCTGAAATCATTCCAGATCGGATATACTATACCCCAGTCTTTTACAAGGTCTGCGGGAATAGATAGAATCAGGCTCTACGTAGAAGGATCGAATATTTTAACGTTCAGCGAGCTGACAAAATACAATATCGACCCTGAATCACCCGGAGTGAATAACGGATATTATCCTCAACAGAGAACATTATCATTCGGCTTGAATTTCTCTTTATAA
- a CDS encoding alpha amylase family protein produces the protein MKRERFLLQLATSLSAILLLAFLGISCSPGKNANPKLMWIDATANIHHFNNRDTIDYYLEKVKGLGFTDIVVDIRPISGHVLYDSQYAPKLTNWNGKEVHYTFDYLGYYIEKAHDIDLKVHASLNTFVAGHNYLDIGSIYEENKSDWASVVYPPDEQGSFIPITQEKQKYSAMVNPVNEEYQEYILNIFKEVVEKYKDLDGIILDRVRYDGFTADFSDLSRSKFEEYLGTELDSFPDDIYRWQKDANGNLYPQRGKYFLQWTEWRATVIRDFMKKARETVKSANPSISFGTYTGAWYPTYFEVGVNFASKYYDPSADFDWASPTYMNTGYAELLDLFTVGNYYTTITKAEYMEKNPEIKNETDLFAQKNIWYCVEGSNEKIKTIMGDNKFYGGILASQFYEDPEGLTESITMNLATSDGLMIFDIVHIIEKNLWEYVERGMREAKVIE, from the coding sequence ATGAAAAGAGAAAGATTTTTATTACAACTTGCTACAAGCCTATCAGCGATACTGTTACTCGCATTTTTAGGAATATCATGTAGCCCCGGGAAAAATGCAAACCCTAAATTAATGTGGATTGATGCTACGGCTAACATACATCACTTCAATAATAGAGATACAATTGACTATTATCTGGAGAAAGTAAAAGGATTAGGATTTACCGATATCGTAGTTGATATTCGTCCGATTTCCGGCCATGTACTTTATGATAGCCAGTATGCCCCAAAACTTACCAACTGGAACGGAAAAGAGGTTCATTATACATTCGACTATCTGGGATATTATATTGAAAAGGCCCATGACATTGACCTCAAAGTTCATGCTTCACTCAATACCTTTGTAGCAGGACATAATTATTTGGACATCGGCTCTATATACGAAGAAAATAAATCCGATTGGGCTTCCGTGGTATATCCGCCTGATGAACAGGGATCTTTTATTCCTATTACCCAGGAAAAACAAAAGTATTCAGCCATGGTTAATCCTGTAAATGAAGAGTATCAGGAGTACATCCTCAACATATTTAAGGAGGTGGTTGAAAAATATAAAGATCTGGATGGAATCATACTCGACAGAGTACGATATGATGGATTTACGGCCGATTTTTCAGACCTGTCCCGGTCTAAATTTGAAGAATATTTAGGTACAGAATTAGACTCTTTTCCGGATGATATTTACAGATGGCAAAAGGATGCGAACGGAAATCTTTACCCTCAGAGAGGCAAATATTTTCTTCAATGGACTGAATGGCGAGCGACGGTAATTCGTGATTTTATGAAAAAAGCCCGAGAAACCGTCAAATCGGCCAATCCATCGATTTCTTTTGGCACATATACAGGGGCATGGTATCCTACATACTTTGAAGTTGGGGTTAACTTCGCAAGTAAATATTATGATCCGTCTGCTGATTTTGATTGGGCAAGTCCAACATATATGAATACAGGCTATGCCGAACTGCTTGATCTTTTTACTGTTGGCAACTACTATACAACGATCACCAAAGCAGAGTATATGGAAAAAAATCCCGAAATAAAAAATGAAACCGACCTGTTCGCACAAAAAAATATTTGGTATTGCGTAGAAGGATCGAATGAAAAAATAAAGACCATCATGGGTGACAACAAGTTTTATGGAGGAATTCTTGCCAGTCAGTTTTATGAAGATCCTGAAGGACTCACAGAGTCTATTACAATGAATTTGGCTACGTCTGACGGACTTATGATTTTCGATATTGTCCATATTATAGAGAAAAATTTATGGGAATATGTGGAAAGGGGTATGAGAGAAGCCAAAGTGATTGAATAA
- a CDS encoding FAD-dependent oxidoreductase, whose translation MDRRKFLTYAGIMGSVTTIQGCTGSTLFQSTKTNRHNISSRELHADVIIIGGGMGGCATALACCRNGLSVIMTEETDWIGGQLSQQGVPPDEHQWIETHGAPQSYRDYRNRVRDYYRRNYPLTESARSREHLNPGDGSVSRLCHEPRVAVSVLIDMLSPYLSTGKLHLLLNHKAKSAGVDDDKVTCIEAVHIYSGDRMVLTGKSFVDATECGDLLPMTGTEYITGTESRLNTRELHAPEKADPTNNQAFTVCFAMDYQPGRDNVQNPPEGYDFWKNYVPDLTPPWSGRLLDLSYSDPRTLTPKRLGFDPNGQELGEVLNLWNYRRIINRHNFIESSYEGDITIVNWPQNDFFPGNLIDVPEEEFQETVGKAKQLSHSLFYWLQTEAPRPDGETGWRGLRLRGDIMGTEDGMAKYPYIRESRRIKAEFTVLEEHVGAENRKMVAGEIEGQRSADFYDSVGIGYYHIDLHPSSNGNNYIDFPSLPFEIPLGALLPIRMKNLLPANKNIGTTHITNGCYRLHPVEWSIGEAVGQLIAFSEKTKVPFKAVRERRDLLSDFQQMLHSQGAETKWK comes from the coding sequence ATGGACAGAAGAAAATTTTTGACCTATGCCGGCATAATGGGTAGTGTCACAACAATACAAGGATGCACAGGAAGCACTCTCTTTCAATCAACCAAGACAAACCGGCACAATATCTCTTCACGTGAGTTACATGCAGATGTGATCATCATTGGTGGTGGTATGGGAGGATGTGCTACTGCTCTGGCATGCTGCAGGAACGGACTCAGCGTGATAATGACCGAGGAGACCGACTGGATTGGCGGGCAACTATCCCAACAGGGAGTTCCCCCCGATGAACATCAATGGATTGAGACACACGGAGCACCACAGTCGTACCGGGATTACAGAAACAGGGTACGTGATTATTATCGTCGTAACTATCCATTAACGGAATCTGCTCGCTCACGTGAACATCTCAATCCGGGTGATGGAAGCGTTTCCCGATTATGTCATGAGCCAAGGGTGGCTGTGTCGGTATTGATCGATATGCTTTCACCTTACCTGAGTACCGGAAAACTGCACCTGCTACTCAATCATAAAGCAAAGAGTGCCGGTGTGGATGATGACAAGGTAACGTGCATAGAAGCAGTACATATTTATTCAGGCGACCGGATGGTCCTCACAGGAAAATCGTTTGTAGATGCCACTGAGTGTGGCGATTTGCTTCCCATGACCGGTACTGAATATATCACCGGTACTGAGTCAAGGCTCAACACCAGAGAGCTGCATGCGCCGGAAAAGGCTGACCCGACGAACAACCAGGCCTTTACGGTCTGTTTCGCCATGGATTACCAACCCGGAAGAGACAATGTGCAGAATCCCCCTGAGGGGTATGATTTCTGGAAAAACTACGTGCCGGATCTGACACCACCCTGGTCGGGGAGACTATTGGACTTGTCCTACTCCGATCCGAGGACGCTGACCCCCAAAAGGCTGGGATTCGATCCAAACGGGCAAGAGTTGGGCGAAGTACTAAACCTTTGGAATTACCGGAGGATCATCAACCGCCACAACTTTATAGAAAGCAGTTACGAAGGAGATATCACGATAGTGAACTGGCCCCAGAATGATTTCTTCCCGGGCAACCTGATCGATGTTCCGGAAGAGGAGTTCCAAGAGACTGTAGGGAAAGCAAAGCAGCTGAGCCACTCCCTATTCTACTGGTTACAAACCGAAGCGCCCCGTCCCGACGGTGAAACCGGATGGCGCGGATTGAGACTACGTGGCGATATTATGGGTACGGAAGATGGAATGGCCAAATACCCCTATATACGCGAGTCAAGAAGAATTAAGGCAGAATTCACCGTTTTGGAAGAGCATGTAGGTGCTGAAAACAGGAAAATGGTAGCCGGAGAAATCGAAGGACAGCGTTCCGCCGACTTCTACGATAGTGTGGGTATAGGATATTATCATATTGACCTTCATCCCAGTTCAAATGGGAACAACTATATCGATTTCCCATCACTTCCTTTCGAGATCCCATTGGGGGCGCTTCTCCCAATAAGGATGAAGAATCTGCTTCCGGCAAACAAAAATATCGGGACAACCCATATTACTAACGGTTGTTATCGATTACATCCTGTGGAATGGAGTATTGGTGAAGCAGTCGGACAACTGATTGCCTTTTCCGAAAAGACAAAAGTTCCTTTCAAAGCGGTGAGAGAGCGACGCGACCTTTTATCCGACTTCCAGCAAATGCTCCATAGCCAGGGAGCAGAGACGAAGTGGAAATAA
- a CDS encoding alpha amylase family protein, which yields MVKITAIVHHLFITLLFTGFFLMISACENDHPEDPGYEFPDPPKENKDKPRFIWIDAAANFPDFANSRENIARDLALAKDAGFTDIVVDIRPTSGDILYKSSVAGVQQVEWLGAWVNGVYSKVERTATWDYLQAFIDEAKKLELKVHAGFNTMAGGHSSGLGSRGILYRDPSKKEWATYENLSIGITNTMDAGSGTKFFNPANEEVQEFLCNLLKDLAKYDLDGIILDRGRFDGIQSDFSESTKGKFESYLGNIKIANFPDDILPPGTTMQQLTAMNPYPPYLTRWLEFRAKVIHDFMEKARNAVKSVNSEIKFGVYVGAWYSSYYEVGVNWASPNYNPSTSYRWATEKYKDYGYADLMDQMLMGAYASPLNVYGATEWTMQGFSRLAKEKIRNSCPMVASGPDVGNWDSQNQATQEQENQAIVNSVKACMDECDGYFLFDMIHLKMANQWEYVKRGINIAIGE from the coding sequence ATGGTTAAAATCACTGCTATTGTTCACCATCTCTTTATTACTCTACTATTCACAGGATTCTTTTTAATGATCTCTGCCTGTGAAAATGATCATCCTGAGGATCCGGGATATGAATTTCCCGATCCCCCCAAAGAGAACAAAGACAAACCTCGATTTATTTGGATCGATGCGGCTGCCAATTTCCCCGACTTTGCCAATAGCCGGGAGAATATCGCCCGTGATCTTGCACTTGCCAAAGATGCCGGATTTACCGATATCGTTGTAGATATTCGTCCTACATCAGGAGACATCCTCTACAAGTCGTCGGTGGCAGGAGTCCAACAGGTAGAGTGGTTGGGAGCATGGGTAAACGGAGTCTATTCAAAGGTTGAACGTACAGCCACATGGGATTATCTGCAGGCGTTCATTGACGAGGCGAAGAAGCTGGAACTCAAAGTACATGCCGGCTTCAATACAATGGCAGGAGGCCACAGCAGTGGTTTGGGGAGCCGGGGGATTCTCTATAGAGATCCATCAAAAAAGGAGTGGGCCACTTATGAAAATCTTTCAATCGGCATCACAAACACAATGGATGCCGGATCAGGTACAAAATTCTTCAACCCTGCCAACGAGGAGGTACAAGAGTTCTTATGCAATCTATTGAAAGATCTGGCGAAGTATGACCTGGATGGGATTATACTTGACAGAGGTAGATTTGATGGCATTCAGTCCGATTTCTCGGAGAGTACCAAAGGAAAATTTGAATCCTATTTAGGGAACATTAAAATAGCAAATTTCCCGGATGATATCTTACCGCCAGGTACAACGATGCAACAGCTTACCGCTATGAATCCCTATCCACCTTACCTGACCAGATGGTTAGAGTTCAGGGCAAAAGTAATTCACGACTTTATGGAAAAAGCACGTAACGCCGTAAAATCAGTGAATTCGGAGATAAAATTTGGCGTATATGTCGGAGCTTGGTACTCTAGCTATTACGAAGTAGGAGTGAACTGGGCAAGCCCGAACTATAATCCCAGCACTTCATACAGATGGGCTACGGAGAAATATAAGGACTACGGATATGCCGATTTAATGGATCAAATGCTGATGGGTGCGTATGCCTCACCTCTTAATGTATATGGTGCGACCGAATGGACAATGCAGGGTTTCTCAAGACTGGCAAAAGAAAAGATAAGGAATAGCTGCCCTATGGTGGCGAGTGGCCCGGATGTTGGCAATTGGGACAGTCAAAACCAGGCAACACAGGAACAGGAAAATCAGGCCATCGTTAATTCGGTAAAAGCATGTATGGATGAGTGTGACGGTTACTTCCTGTTTGATATGATCCATTTAAAAATGGCCAATCAATGGGAATATGTAAAGAGGGGAATCAATATTGCGATAGGAGAATAA